Proteins co-encoded in one Helicoverpa zea isolate HzStark_Cry1AcR chromosome 30, ilHelZeax1.1, whole genome shotgun sequence genomic window:
- the LOC124644569 gene encoding mucin-22-like isoform X3, with protein MVSIKFLALLAVVAIVAGSPHHKSIKKKVPYAWTVSSSGSSGVTAGASAAGNAGANAVAFSSLRFLAKGIADRNSLSYKAFKWIGGRTAVSSVNDALDIVLTAAAGVGGLINLWIPGLGSLFSSLVIASARISYCVVGQPSSSHFGLVRDGKANINICANGNYGAKWGWKAYAGDYSNAALVIKGYGLENASAKVNQFLAAKGGIQALDGYEKKIASAIVVVAKLFDRDVKTWSSQDVNTVFAKSTEVLGWLANSYYPRLGGYVLADFLRLGSNKNVVNVGLDLSIFQDQLNQISSYKIQQQLLSGVKKCTDQDFNKANDDDDDDDDDDSDENQSDNGTTTKTVSAGGSQTNTGSTIGSTSTTGSGSTTGSTSTTKTVTENGSQINSGSTKTTGSTTGSSSTTGSSSTTGSSSTTGSGSTKGSTSSTGSGSTTGSTSTTKTVTENGSQINSGSTKTTGSTTGSSSTTGTGSTIGTGSTTGSGSTTGSTSTTKTATEGGFQTNTGTTKTTGSTTSSGSTTGTGSTTGSGLTTGSGSTSTTKTVTEGGSQTTSGSTTKSVSTTGSTSTTGTGSTTGTGSTTGSGSTTKSVTEGGSQTTSGSTTDSESQTYNSNNNSDNDSDNNTGNAGQKHKRSDLSDDVNGNDDSDKIEKKKKLINDLINKGKQKQGKAGSTTDVSKTNSGSSTTVTGSGSTTSSGSTTSSGTTTTKGSSTKTVSEGGSQISSGTTTSSGSTTGTGSTSGSGSTTGSGSTSTTKTVTEGGSETTKTTGSTTSSGSTTGTGSTTGTGSSTGSTSSTGSGSTTGSGSTSTTKTVTEGGSQTSSGTTKTTGSTIGSGSTTGSSSTTGSGSTTGSGSTTGSASATGSGSTTGSGSTSTTKTVTEGGSQTSSGTTKTTGSTTGSGSTTGSSSTTGSGSTTGTGSTTGTGSTTSSGSTTGSGSTTGTGSTSTTKTVTEGGSQTTKTSSTTGSGSTTGSGSTTGTGSTSSTGSTSTTKTVTESGSGSTTGSGSTKSSGSTTGTGSTTGTGSTTGTGSTTSSGSTTGSGSTTGTGSTSTTKTVTEGGSQTTKTSSTTGSGSTTGSGSTTGTGSTSSTGSTSTTKTVTESGSKTDSGSTKTTGSTTGTGSTTGSGSTTGTGSTTGTGSTTGSSSTTGSASATGSGSTTGSGSTSTTKTVTEGGSQTSSGTTKTTGSTTGSGSTTGSSSTTGSGSTTGSGSTTGSSSTTGSGSTTGSGSTTGSASATGTGSSTGSGSTTGTGSTSTTKTVTESGSQTSSGTTKTTGSTTETGSTTGSGSTTGSGSTTGSGSTTSSGSTTGTGSTTGSGSTTGSGSTTGSASATGSGSTTGSGSTSTTKTVTEGGSQTSSGTTKTTGSTTGSGSTTGSSSTTGSGSTTGSGSTTGSGSTTGSASATGTGSSTGSGSTTGTGSTSTTKTVTESGSQTSSGTTKTTGSTTETGSTTGSGSTTGSGSTTGSGSTSTTNTVTESGSQNDSGTTKTTGSTTGSGSTTSSGSTTGSSSTTGSGSTTGTGSTTGTGSTTGSSSTTGSGSTTGTGSTTSSGSTTGSGSTTGSGSTTGSASTSTTKTVTEGGSQTSSGTTKTTGSTTGTGSTSGSGSTTGSGSTTGSSSTTGSGSTTGSSSTTGSGSTTGSSSTTGSGSTTGSGSTTGSGSTTATGSTTGSSSTTGSGSTTGSSSTTGSGSTTGSSSTTGSGSTSTTKTVTEGGSQTSSGTTKTTGSTTSSGSTTGSGSTTGSGSTTGTGSSTGTGSSTGTGSATGTGSTSTTKTVTEGGSQTSSGTTKTTGSTTSSGSTTGSGSTTGTGSSTGTGSSTGTGSATGSGSATGSGSATGSGSATGSGSATGSSSTTGSGSTTGSSSTTGSGSTTGSGSTTGSGSTTGTGSTTGSSSTTGSGSTTGSSSTTGSGSTTGSSSTTGSGSTTGSGSTTGSGSTTGTGSSTSSGSGTGSTTSSGSTTGSGSTTGSSSNTGSSSATGSGSANSGTGSNNGYGDEYTKISSTNESSDFSDGSEDSYNQKKVENGKTIEASGSKVEESEGNSASSSYSEERKNRDGSYSKVEKKSSNDAESNSSVADESKSETSSDGSFHSQKHHHVSHSSKKSSSDSSYSYSSN; from the exons aTGGTGTCTATCAAGTTCCTTGCACTCCTGGCAGTG GTGGCCATAGTGGCAGGGTCTCCCCACCACAAATCTATTAAGAAGAAAGTGCCCTACGCCTGGACAGTCAGTTCTTCAGGAAGTTCAGGGGTCACAGCCGGGGCTTCGGCCGCTGGAAATGCTGGT GCAAATGCAGTAGCTTTCAGCAGTCTTA GATTCTTGGCCAAAGGAATAGCTG aTCGTAACTCATTGTCCTACAAAGCCTTCAAATGGATTGGCGGCAGAA CTGCGGTGTCATCAGTGAATGATGCTTTGGATATAGTTCTGACGGCAGCCGCTGGAGTCGGTGGTCTCATCAATCTATGGATTCCTGGAC TTGGCAGTCTCTTTTCATCAC TGGTAATTGCAAGTGCTAGAATCAGCTACTGTGTGGTTGGACAACCGTCAAGCTCTCACTTCGGACTGGTTCGCGATGGAAAAGCTAACA TCAACATCTGCGCTAACGGTAACTACGGAGCCAAATGGGGCTGGAAGGCGTACGCTGGTGATTACTCCAATGCCGCTCTGGTGATCAAGGGTTACGGCTTAGAGAATGCTTCGGCTAAGGTCAACCAGTTCCTTGCTGCTAAGGGTGGCATCCAGGCTTTGGATG GATATGAAAAGAAGATCGCAAGCGCCATCGTCGTTGTTGCTAAGCTTTTCGACc gtGATGTCAAGACCTGGTCATCACAGGATGTTAACACCGTATTCGcaaaat cGACCGAAGTATTGGGATGGCTCGCAAACTCCTACTACCCACGCC ttgGAGGATACGTTTTAGCTG ATTTCCTCCGCCTTGGTTCTAACAAGAATGTCGTTAATGTAGGATTAG ATCTATCAATCTTCCAAGACCAACTGAACCAAATTTCATCATACAAAATCCAGCAACAGCTTTTATCTGGCGTGAAGAAGTGTACCGACCAAGACTTCAATAAAGCaaacgatgatgatgatgatgacgatgacgaCGATTCTGATGAAAACCAGTCTGACAACGGAACAACCACGAAGACTGTGTCTGCCGGTGGTTCACAAACCAACACCGGATCAACCATAGGTTCCACatcaaccacaggttccggatcaaccacaggttccACATCAACCACGAAGACTGTAACTGAAAATGGTTCCCAAATCAACTCCGGATCAACCAAAACAACCggatcaaccacaggttccTCATCAACGACAGGTTCCTCATCAACGACAGGTTCCTCATCAACGACAGGTTCCGGATCAACCAAAGGTTCCACATCATCGACAGGTTCCggatcaaccacaggttccACGTCAACCACGAAGACTGTAACTGAAAATGGTTCCCAAATCAACTCCGGATCAACCAAAACAACCggatcaaccacaggttccTCATCAACCACAGGAACTGGATCAACCATAGGAACCGGATCTACCACAGGTTCCggatcaaccacaggttccACATCAACCACGAAGACTGCAACTGAAGGTGGTTTCCAAACCAACACCGGAACAACCAAAACAACCGGATCAACCACATCTTCCGGATCAACCACAGGAACCggatcaaccacaggttccggATTAACGACAGGTTCCGGTTCCACATCAACCACGAAGACTGTAACTGAAGGTGGTTCCCAAACCACCTCCGGATCAACCACGAAGTCCGTATCTACCACAGGTTCCACATCAACCACAGGAACCGGATCAACGACAGGTACCggatcaaccacaggttccggCTCAACCACAAAGTCTGTAACTGAAGGTGGTTCCCAAACCACCTCCGGATCAACCACTGACTCAGAATCTCAAACCTACAACTCTAACAACAATTCTGACAATGATTCTGATAACAACACAGGTAATGCTGGTCAGAAACACAAAAGATCTGATTTATCTGACGATGTGAACGGAAACGATGATTCCGATAAGATCgaaaagaagaagaaattgATCAATGATCTGATTAACAAGGGCAAACAAAAGCAAGGCAAGGCTGGATCAACCACTGACGTTAGCAAAACCAACTCCGGTTCATCTACGACTGTTACGGGCTCTGGTTCCACAACCAGCTCCGGATCAACCACGAGTTCTGGAACAACCACGACTAAAGGATCATCTACTAAGACTGTATCTGAAGGTGGTTCCCAAATCAGCTCCGGAACTACCACATCTTCCGGATCAACCACAGGAACGGGATCAACCTCAGGTTCCGGCTCAACCACAGGTTCCGGATCCACATCAACCACGAAGACTGTAACTGAAGGTGGTTCCGAAACAACCAAAACAACCGGATCAACCACATCTTCCGGATCAACCACAGGAACCGGATCAACCACAGGAACCGGATCTAGCACAGGTTCCACATCAAGCACAGGTTCCggatcaaccacaggttccggTTCTACATCAACCACGAAGACTGTAACTGAAGGTGGTTCCCAAACCAGCTCCGGAACAACCAAAACAACCGGATCAACCATAGGTTCCGGCTCAACCACAGGTTCCTCatcaaccacaggttccggatcaaccacaggttccggatcaaccacaggttccGCATCAGCCACAGGTTCCGGCTCAACCACAGGTTCCGGTTCTACATCAACCACGAAGACTGTAACAGAAGGTGGTTCCCAAACCAGCTCCGGAACAACCAAAACAACCggatcaaccacaggttccggctcaaccacaggttcctcatcaaccacaggttccggCTCAACGACAGGAACCGGATCAACCACAGGAACTGGCTCAACCACATCTTCTGGATCGACCACAGGTTCCGGATCAACCACAGGAACCGGTTCTACATCAACCACGAAGACTGTAACTGAAGGTGGTTCCCAAACAACCAAAACCAGCTCAACCACAGGTTCCggatcaaccacaggttccggCTCAACCACAGGAACCGGATCAACCTCAAGTACTGGATCAACATCTACCACGAAGACTGTAACTGAAAGTGGTTCCggatcaaccacaggttccggCTCAACCAAATCTTCTGGATCAACCACAGGAACCGGATCAACGACAGGAACCGGATCAACCACAGGAACTGGCTCAACCACATCTTCTGGATCGACCACAGGTTCCGGATCAACCACAGGAACCGGTTCTACATCAACCACGAAGACTGTAACTGAAGGTGGTTCCCAAACAACCAAAACCAGCTCAACCACAGGTTCCggatcaaccacaggttccggCTCAACCACAGGAACCGGATCAACCTCAAGTACTGGATCAACATCTACCACGAAGACTGTAACTGAAAGTGGTTCCAAAACCGACTCTGGATCAACCAAAACAACCGGATCAACCACAGGAACCggatcaaccacaggttccggATCAACCACAGGAACTGGATCAACCACAGGAACCggatcaaccacaggttccTCATCAACCACAGGTTCCGCATCAGCCACAGGTTCCGGCTCAACCACAGGTTCCGGTTCTACATCAACCACGAAGACTGTAACAGAAGGTGGTTCCCAAACCAGCTCCGGAACAACCAAAACAACCggatcaaccacaggttccggctcaaccacaggttcctcatcaaccacaggttccggctcaaccacaggttccggctcaaccacaggttcctcatcaaccacaggttccggCTCAACCACAGGTTCCGGCTCAACCACAGGTTCCGCATCAGCCACAGGAACCGGATCTAGCACAGGTTCCGGATCAACCACAGGAACCGGATCTACATCAACCACGAAGACTGTAACTGAAAGTGGTTCTCAAACCAGCTCCGGAACAACCAAAACAACCGGATCAACCACAGAAACTGGATCGACCACAGGTTCCGGATCAACCACTGGTTCCggatcaaccacaggttccggCTCAACCACATCTTCTGGATCAACCACAGGAACCGGATCAACGACAGGTTCCggatcaaccacaggttccggCTCAACCACAGGTTCCGCATCAGCCACAGGTTCCGGCTCAACCACAGGTTCCGGTTCTACATCAACCACGAAGACTGTAACAGAAGGTGGTTCCCAAACCAGCTCCGGAACAACCAAAACAACCggatcaaccacaggttccggctcaaccacaggttcctcatcaaccacaggttccggCTCAACCACAG gttccggCTCAACCACAGGTTCCGGCTCAACCACAGGTTCCGCATCAGCCACAGGAACCGGATCTAGCACAGGTTCCGGATCAACCACAGGAACCGGATCTACATCAACCACGAAGACTGTAACTGAAAGTGGTTCTCAAACCAGCTCCGGAACAACCAAAACAACCGGATCAACCACAGAAACCGGCTCGACCACAGGTTCCGGATCAACCACTGGTTCCGGCTCAACTACAGGTTCCGGTTCTACATCAACCACGAATACTGTAACTGAAAGTGGTTCGCAAAACGACTCCGGAACAACCAAAACAACCGGATCAACCACAGGTTCTGGATCAACCACATCTTCCggatcaaccacaggttccTCATCAACCACAG GTTCCGGATCAACCACAGGAACCGGATCAACCACAGGAACTggatcaaccacaggttccTCATCAACCACAGGTTCTGGATCAACCACAGGAACCGGATCAACCACATCTTCCggatcaaccacaggttccggATCAACAACAGGTTCCGGCTCAACCACAGGTTCCGCTTCTACATCAACCACGAAGACTGTAACTGAAGGTGGTTCCCAAACCAGCTCCGGAACAACCAAAACAACCGGATCAACCACAGGAACCGGATCAACCTCAGGTTCCGGCTCAACCACAGGTTCCggatcaaccacaggttccTCATCTACAACAGGTTCCggatcaaccacaggttcctcatcaaccacaggttccggctcaaccacaggttcctcatcaaccacaggttccggATCAACCACAGGAAGTggatcaaccacaggttccggATCAACCACAGCAACTGGATCTACCACAGGTTCCTCATCTACAACAGGTTCCggatcaaccacaggttcctcatcaaccacaggttccggCTCAACCACTGGTTCCTCatcaaccacaggttccggATCTACATCAACCACGAAGACTGTAACTGAAGGTGGTTCCCAAACCAGCTCCGGAACAACCAAAACAACCGGCTCAACCACATCTTCTggatcaaccacaggttccggCTCAACCACAGGTTCCGGATCAACCACAGGAACCGGATCAAGCACAGGAACCGGATCAAGCACAGGAACCGGATCAGCCACAGGAACCGGATCTACATCAACCACGAAGACTGTAACTGAAGGTGGTTCCCAAACCAGCTCCGGAACAACCAAAACAACCGGATCAACCACATCTTCTggatcaaccacaggttccggCTCAACCACAGGAACCGGATCTAGCACAGGAACCGGATCAAGCACAGGAACCGGATCAGCCACAGGTTCCGGATCAGCCACAGGTTCAGGATCAGCCACAGGTTCAGGATCAGCCACAGGTTCCGGATCAGCCACAGGTTCCTCATCTACAACAGGTTCCggatcaaccacaggttcctcatcaaccacaggttccggATCAACCACAGGAAGTggatcaaccacaggttccggATCAACCACAGGAACTGGATCTACCACAGGTTCCTCATCTACAACAGGTTCCggatcaaccacaggttcctcatcaaccacaggttccggCTCAACCACTGGTTCCTCatcaaccacaggttccggATCAACCACAGGAAGTggatcaaccacaggttccggATCAACCACAGGAACTGGATCTAGCACATCTTCCGGATCAGGAACTGGATCAACCACATCTTCTGGATCAACCACAGGCTCCGGATCAACCACAGGCTCCTCATCAAATACAGGATCCTCATCAGCCACAGGTTCCGGATCAGCTAACTCTGGTACAGGTTCAAATAACGGCTATGGAGATGAATATACAAAGATTTCATCAACCAACGAAAGTAGCGATTTCTCAGACGGCTCAGAAGACAGCTATAATCAGAAGAAAGTAGAAAATGGCAAGACAATCGAAGCTTCTGGCTCTAAAGTGGAAGAATCAGAAGGTAACTCAGCCTCTTCATCTTACTCAGAAGAGAGGAAGAACCGTGATGGATCCTACTCTAAGGTAGAGAAGAAATCGTCGAATGATGCTGAGAGTAACAGTAGTGTAGCTGATGAAAGCAAATCGGAGACCAGCTCTGATGGCTCTTTCCACTCTCAGAAGCATCACCACGTCAGTCATTCTTCAAAGAAGAGTAGCTCAGACAGTAGCTATTCTTACTCGTCAAATTAA